Proteins from a single region of Paenibacillus sp. BIHB 4019:
- a CDS encoding cell wall hydrolase produces MIKESRPVKRLIFAMVLGMLLLCIGPLASASAADDAKIKLDGKQVVLNDSTFILDGRLYVPVARIAELFSAKSSWDSDNEEVTINTALNDKIVLGNEVPVVYFNDERYVMDAAPVFKEGRLYAPLRQFAEMLHADLQVNAQSGDIELATVKPAVVTDKYGIDEISKETRSSKTELLKRNGLDSKTKLKAGTKLKVVIPSIFDHAADPFTEADLTLLAKITMVESGYESYQGQLALANVILNRVKDSRFPNTIREVIYSGRQFPPAHNGLLDKSKPNEGSLRAAKEALNGKNNVQNAIYFFNPNVSQGAFWDSLEVIATIGNHSFAK; encoded by the coding sequence ATGATTAAAGAAAGCAGGCCGGTTAAACGGCTAATATTCGCTATGGTTTTGGGAATGCTTCTGCTATGCATCGGGCCCTTGGCAAGCGCTTCGGCTGCGGATGACGCGAAGATTAAACTCGACGGCAAGCAAGTAGTGCTGAATGATTCTACGTTTATTCTGGATGGAAGATTATATGTGCCTGTGGCCCGCATCGCTGAATTGTTCAGTGCCAAGTCGAGCTGGGATAGCGACAATGAGGAAGTAACGATAAACACGGCATTGAATGATAAAATCGTACTTGGAAACGAAGTGCCCGTTGTCTATTTCAACGATGAGCGTTATGTGATGGATGCGGCTCCCGTTTTCAAGGAAGGAAGATTGTATGCGCCCCTGCGCCAGTTTGCCGAAATGCTGCATGCCGATTTGCAAGTGAATGCACAGTCAGGCGATATTGAGCTTGCTACTGTGAAGCCAGCAGTAGTAACAGACAAATACGGGATAGACGAGATTAGCAAGGAAACGCGCAGCAGCAAGACGGAGCTGCTTAAGCGCAACGGACTGGATAGCAAGACCAAGCTTAAAGCAGGTACGAAGCTGAAGGTGGTCATTCCTTCGATTTTCGATCACGCAGCGGACCCGTTTACAGAAGCAGATTTGACGCTGCTTGCCAAGATTACAATGGTTGAATCAGGCTATGAGTCGTATCAAGGGCAGCTTGCCTTGGCGAATGTTATTTTGAACAGAGTGAAGGACTCCCGTTTTCCGAATACGATTCGTGAAGTGATTTATTCCGGCAGACAGTTCCCGCCAGCCCACAATGGCCTCCTTGATAAAAGCAAGCCCAATGAAGGCTCCCTGCGCGCAGCTAAGGAAGCGCTCAACGGCAAGAACAATGTGCAAAATGCCATCTACTTCTTTAACCCCAATGTATCCCAAGGCGCGTTCTGGGATAGCCTGGAAGTTATTGCGACAATCGGCAATCATAGCTTCGCAAAATAG
- a CDS encoding zf-HC2 domain-containing protein codes for MGQQLNCHIVQDLLPNYIEGLTSEDTNEAIQQHLASCSDCRQVLDSMMTETEGFQAAPQKQINFLKKIKRRQWIIAGISVCIAVIVLLTAYYFFSPRKFPIASSDISISDVYQMKDGSIHFRITANVNGYLSNVRSLSDTNREVHQIYERRRFFSEQDKKLEVLPEYWSAPNSPDPAQEKTIIYYQGKNNSDRLIIWEKGMDIPKATAEQEADYKRLNPKPAS; via the coding sequence ATGGGACAACAATTAAATTGCCATATTGTGCAGGATTTGCTGCCCAACTATATCGAAGGGCTGACAAGCGAAGACACGAATGAAGCCATCCAACAGCATCTCGCTTCCTGCAGCGATTGCAGGCAGGTGCTCGACAGCATGATGACGGAGACGGAGGGCTTTCAGGCGGCTCCACAGAAGCAGATCAATTTTCTAAAAAAAATCAAACGAAGACAGTGGATTATAGCTGGTATCAGCGTTTGTATCGCTGTTATTGTTTTATTGACTGCCTACTATTTTTTCAGCCCGAGAAAATTTCCTATAGCCAGCAGTGATATCTCGATCAGCGATGTCTATCAAATGAAGGATGGTTCCATTCATTTCCGAATTACAGCTAATGTGAATGGCTATTTAAGCAACGTTCGTTCGCTAAGCGATACCAATAGGGAAGTACACCAAATCTATGAGCGCAGGCGTTTCTTTTCTGAACAAGACAAAAAGCTTGAGGTATTGCCCGAATATTGGTCAGCCCCGAATAGTCCCGACCCTGCTCAAGAAAAAACAATCATTTACTACCAAGGCAAAAATAACAGCGACCGTCTCATCATTTGGGAAAAAGGCATGGATATTCCTAAAGCAACTGCCGAGCAAGAAGCTGACTATAAACGTTTGAATCCCAAGCCAGCTTCTTAG
- a CDS encoding ABC transporter permease subunit translates to MTLATNMRRYWIFYVMMAPGVLFLIFNNYIPMLGTVIAFKNVNYADGIINSPWVWFDNFKYLFKTSDAWIITRNTLLYNISFIILNMIVPVAFAIMLNEMKNKLMAKFHQAVIFLAYFLSMVVVSYLVYGFLHDTHGFVNTSIMKWLGLEPLQWYFETKIWPFLLPIINTWKNVGYYTVLYLAAIIGIDDEYYEAATIDGASKWQQIKSVTIPLLMPTIIVLTLLQIGRVFYADFGLFFQVPRESGPLFPVTNVIDTYVYRTFIAMGDIGLSSAAGLYQSLVGFILVFLSNWFVRRIDKDSALF, encoded by the coding sequence ATGACGCTCGCTACCAACATGAGAAGATATTGGATCTTCTATGTCATGATGGCTCCCGGAGTATTGTTTTTGATTTTCAACAACTATATTCCGATGCTAGGAACCGTCATCGCATTCAAAAACGTCAATTATGCCGATGGGATCATTAATAGTCCTTGGGTCTGGTTCGACAATTTCAAGTATTTGTTTAAAACATCAGACGCCTGGATTATTACGAGAAACACGCTGCTTTACAACATTTCGTTCATTATTCTGAATATGATTGTGCCGGTCGCATTTGCGATTATGCTCAATGAGATGAAAAACAAGCTGATGGCTAAGTTTCATCAAGCCGTCATTTTCCTTGCTTATTTTTTATCGATGGTCGTAGTCAGCTATTTGGTATACGGATTCCTGCATGATACGCATGGCTTCGTCAATACCTCCATTATGAAATGGCTGGGACTAGAGCCGCTCCAATGGTATTTCGAGACGAAAATATGGCCGTTCCTGCTGCCAATTATTAATACGTGGAAAAATGTCGGCTATTACACCGTGCTTTATTTGGCGGCTATTATTGGCATTGACGACGAATATTACGAAGCGGCAACGATAGACGGCGCCAGCAAATGGCAGCAAATCAAAAGTGTGACGATTCCGCTGCTTATGCCAACTATTATCGTACTGACGCTGCTGCAAATTGGACGGGTATTTTATGCGGATTTCGGTTTGTTCTTCCAAGTGCCGCGCGAGTCGGGTCCTTTGTTCCCGGTAACGAACGTTATCGACACGTACGTTTACCGCACCTTTATTGCAATGGGCGATATTGGCTTATCGTCAGCAGCGGGGCTGTATCAATCATTGGTCGGCTTCATACTCGTATTCCTGTCGAACTGGTTCGTTCGCCGAATCGACAAGGACAGCGCATTGTTTTAG
- a CDS encoding SitI3 family protein translates to MALQYSLMFEERSLTQSMVTKVFKQLGFVTEQLVPLAGGFRVDEFNERIGFSMTVIDTLDMSFGWDSDYLEDEFMYQQHVSFKLYNSYDTEPEACELMLQMVFSLLDMAGSDALLTFSDSEIFYRKNNAFYVNNDFGFWEHDSVKALIGTMEYQPFRSFVHI, encoded by the coding sequence ATGGCACTGCAATATTCCTTAATGTTTGAGGAGCGGTCGTTGACACAGTCGATGGTGACAAAGGTTTTTAAGCAACTGGGCTTTGTGACCGAGCAACTGGTTCCGCTTGCGGGTGGTTTTCGGGTGGATGAGTTTAATGAAAGAATCGGGTTCTCGATGACGGTTATCGATACGCTCGATATGTCATTTGGATGGGATTCCGACTATTTGGAAGACGAATTTATGTACCAGCAGCATGTGAGCTTTAAGCTGTACAATTCGTACGATACAGAGCCGGAGGCTTGCGAGCTGATGCTCCAAATGGTGTTCAGCCTACTTGATATGGCGGGCTCGGATGCCCTCCTGACATTTAGCGATTCGGAAATTTTTTACCGGAAAAATAACGCCTTCTACGTCAATAATGATTTTGGCTTCTGGGAGCATGACAGCGTGAAAGCTTTAATCGGTACGATGGAGTATCAGCCGTTTAGATCGTTTGTCCATATATAA
- a CDS encoding helix-turn-helix domain-containing protein — protein MYNLLVVDDEDIAVRGIVQGINWSDVPIGQLFTACDAEEAKEVLLQEKVHIVLSDIDMPDLNGIQLLEWVNEHSPSSVTVFLTGHADFKYAQQAVQLDCFDYLLKPVDHEVLKTCIHNAIEKVVELEELEEIRSTYSHYYEQWNKQRPALIERFWQDMLHYRVSAAPVHLDSSMETYGIPLRADSEIRAVLISIEHWREEWSARDEEIMTYGVKNAAAELVLGGKPGHIVHDGNGILYALFYSNEEDEQAIAARCKNFIQQARGLLHCQLSCYIGAATVAQQLRGSVQRLFDLERSNVNAACAVIHESSHSIQTSSVSTASQPLPFTDWAMLLAPGKRAELLLRIDEHFDHLQHNNGDYTQLASFYFGFMNMVFQWLSKQGVAITDVFAKREWEAGEQVMKSLPRMRSWTHQVCMQLTDYAGTAGKDVSQVVAKVQRYMEEHLDEQFSREHAAEAVYLNPAYLSRLFRRETGHSLTDYLVRMRIARAREELEKTNTKISDIAVMIGYSNFSHFSKLFKKETGLTPQEYRKKVQHI, from the coding sequence ATGTATAATTTGCTAGTAGTAGATGATGAGGATATTGCCGTTCGCGGCATTGTGCAGGGCATTAATTGGTCGGATGTGCCGATAGGCCAGCTGTTTACCGCCTGCGATGCGGAGGAAGCCAAAGAAGTGCTGCTGCAGGAAAAGGTGCACATTGTGCTGTCGGATATTGATATGCCTGATTTGAATGGCATTCAGCTATTGGAGTGGGTCAATGAGCATTCTCCTTCCTCGGTCACCGTGTTTTTGACAGGCCATGCGGATTTTAAATATGCGCAGCAGGCGGTGCAGCTGGATTGCTTCGATTATTTGCTGAAGCCGGTCGATCATGAGGTGCTGAAGACCTGCATCCATAACGCGATTGAGAAGGTTGTGGAGCTGGAGGAGCTTGAAGAAATCCGCAGCACCTACAGCCATTATTATGAGCAGTGGAACAAGCAGCGGCCTGCGCTTATTGAGCGTTTTTGGCAGGATATGCTGCATTACCGGGTTTCGGCTGCCCCTGTGCATCTGGATTCTTCGATGGAAACGTACGGCATACCGCTGCGTGCGGATAGTGAAATACGTGCGGTGCTGATCAGCATTGAGCATTGGCGGGAGGAATGGTCGGCGCGCGATGAGGAAATTATGACCTACGGGGTGAAAAATGCCGCGGCCGAGCTCGTGCTGGGCGGCAAGCCCGGGCATATTGTGCACGACGGAAACGGCATTTTGTACGCTCTCTTCTATAGTAATGAGGAGGACGAGCAGGCGATTGCCGCTCGCTGCAAAAATTTCATCCAGCAGGCACGGGGCTTGCTGCATTGCCAGCTGTCTTGCTATATCGGCGCCGCGACGGTGGCCCAGCAGCTTCGCGGCAGCGTGCAGCGGCTGTTTGATCTGGAGCGCAGCAACGTAAATGCGGCCTGCGCCGTTATACACGAAAGCAGCCACAGTATTCAGACATCGAGCGTATCGACAGCTTCACAGCCGCTGCCCTTCACCGATTGGGCGATGCTGCTTGCACCGGGCAAGCGGGCAGAACTGCTGCTGCGCATTGACGAGCATTTTGATCATTTGCAGCACAACAACGGCGATTATACGCAGCTGGCTTCGTTTTATTTCGGCTTTATGAATATGGTATTCCAGTGGCTAAGCAAGCAGGGGGTCGCCATAACCGACGTATTCGCAAAGCGCGAATGGGAGGCAGGCGAGCAAGTGATGAAGTCGCTGCCGCGCATGCGCAGCTGGACGCATCAAGTATGCATGCAGCTAACGGACTATGCCGGAACGGCGGGCAAGGACGTATCGCAGGTCGTAGCCAAGGTGCAGCGTTATATGGAGGAGCATTTGGATGAGCAGTTCAGCCGCGAGCATGCGGCGGAAGCCGTCTATTTGAATCCGGCGTATTTGTCCCGGTTGTTTCGACGGGAAACGGGGCATTCGCTGACAGATTATCTCGTCAGAATGCGCATCGCCCGCGCCCGGGAAGAGCTGGAGAAGACGAATACGAAAATCAGCGATATCGCGGTCATGATCGGCTATTCGAACTTTTCCCATTTTTCCAAGCTGTTTAAGAAAGAGACGGGTCTCACCCCGCAGGAATACCGCAAAAAGGTGCAGCACATTTAG
- a CDS encoding histidine kinase, with translation MRFGQSIKTKLIIGFMGVMLPIVVYMLINNMYAKTIVREKVSETYRNTLDIFGGQMDHNLEEINEYLYQMSVLDSDVGLLTSFPMDSDWYMLTKVQIDSKLNRDVGVYSLLDSIFVYHEHDIIFGTDNAVYEDARQIIKQNMVQMTKGGQALLNDPETWEVKYDERIPGHYFLINFIEVRDGLYVGGIIRVMDLERLLAIQWSDGDIGNNGIYLREGDQSAQALTEQAPRLLNGQLAPRAESPNSVVDPDTKQSYLVLNRNSSLANISYRVLVPEQTLLKSLIFFQNAALLAPFGFLLLLGIYLLFMRNMLFKPLRELMLGMKKIAIGQLDVRLAAKQSGQSLEFAFLGNTFNKMAEQITTLKIDVYEEQLRVKQGELRQLQAQINPHFYMNSLNIVYNLAALGDTESVKKMSLHLADYFRFIMRSNRDMIMLSEELDHIDNYITIQKMRFPDKLQFTYDVPEFVRNYKVAALTVQPFVENAIIHGFKNRRKPFIIHIGVEAQKDGGFYLTITDNGTGFSEPMLDKLQRKIPLIEGETSRLGIMNVIHRLQLIYGERAAITFKNVEEGGAAVTIRFPVGEEELISNV, from the coding sequence ATGAGGTTTGGGCAATCGATTAAAACGAAGCTGATCATCGGCTTTATGGGCGTTATGCTCCCCATTGTCGTATACATGCTCATCAATAATATGTATGCGAAAACAATTGTTCGGGAGAAGGTTTCGGAAACGTATCGCAATACGCTAGATATTTTTGGCGGGCAGATGGATCATAACCTGGAAGAGATCAATGAATATTTGTATCAGATGTCGGTGCTGGATTCCGATGTTGGCCTCCTCACCTCGTTTCCGATGGACAGCGACTGGTATATGCTCACCAAGGTGCAGATCGATTCTAAGCTGAATCGGGACGTTGGCGTGTACAGCCTGCTGGACAGCATTTTCGTCTATCACGAGCATGACATCATATTTGGCACAGACAATGCGGTTTATGAGGATGCGCGGCAAATCATTAAGCAAAATATGGTGCAGATGACGAAGGGAGGACAAGCGCTGCTCAATGACCCCGAAACGTGGGAGGTCAAATACGACGAACGTATTCCCGGGCATTATTTTCTCATTAACTTTATTGAAGTCAGAGATGGGCTTTACGTTGGCGGCATCATTCGAGTGATGGATTTGGAGCGGCTGCTGGCGATTCAATGGAGCGATGGCGACATCGGGAACAACGGCATTTATTTGCGTGAAGGCGATCAGTCCGCCCAGGCGCTGACGGAGCAAGCGCCGCGGCTTCTGAATGGGCAGCTGGCTCCTAGGGCGGAGTCGCCCAATTCGGTCGTCGATCCCGATACGAAGCAATCGTATTTGGTGCTGAACCGCAACAGCAGCTTGGCGAATATCTCCTACAGGGTGCTGGTTCCAGAGCAGACGCTGCTGAAAAGCCTCATTTTTTTCCAAAATGCAGCTTTGCTGGCGCCGTTTGGTTTTCTGCTGCTATTGGGCATTTATTTGCTGTTTATGCGCAATATGCTGTTTAAGCCGCTGCGCGAGCTCATGCTCGGAATGAAAAAAATCGCCATCGGCCAGCTCGATGTCCGCCTTGCGGCGAAGCAGTCGGGGCAATCGCTGGAATTCGCTTTTCTCGGCAACACCTTCAACAAAATGGCGGAGCAAATTACGACGCTCAAAATCGACGTTTACGAGGAGCAGCTGCGCGTCAAGCAGGGGGAGCTGCGGCAGCTTCAAGCGCAAATCAACCCGCATTTTTATATGAACAGCCTGAACATTGTTTATAATTTAGCGGCGCTTGGCGATACGGAATCGGTGAAAAAAATGTCCCTGCATCTTGCCGATTATTTCCGCTTTATTATGCGGTCGAACCGCGACATGATCATGCTCAGCGAGGAGCTGGATCATATCGACAACTATATTACGATTCAGAAAATGCGCTTCCCGGACAAGCTGCAATTTACATATGACGTGCCGGAATTTGTAAGAAACTATAAGGTCGCGGCGCTGACGGTGCAGCCTTTTGTGGAAAATGCCATTATTCATGGGTTCAAAAACCGCCGCAAGCCATTCATCATACATATTGGGGTAGAGGCGCAAAAGGATGGCGGATTTTATTTGACGATTACCGATAACGGAACGGGCTTCTCGGAACCGATGCTGGACAAGCTGCAGCGCAAAATTCCGCTTATCGAAGGCGAGACGAGCAGGCTCGGCATTATGAATGTCATCCATCGGCTGCAATTAATTTATGGCGAACGGGCAGCTATTACGTTTAAAAATGTAGAAGAAGGCGGCGCTGCCGTTACCATTCGATTCCCGGTAGGGGAAGAGGAGCTAATTTCGAATGTATAA
- a CDS encoding sigma-70 family RNA polymerase sigma factor: MESMEQLYSTYAQTVYKYLYSLTQNADLSEELTQETFFQAMKGIHNFRGDCKMSVWLCQIAKRAWYRELNKNKKMPSVSLEACDVPVSMGQQVEADILHKEDKLSLFRMLHQLDETTKEVMYLRLSGELSFAEIGEILEKSEAWARVTFYRGKQKMMKGSV; this comes from the coding sequence ATGGAAAGCATGGAGCAGCTCTATAGCACGTACGCGCAAACGGTTTATAAATATTTGTACAGCTTGACGCAAAATGCCGATTTGTCGGAGGAGCTGACGCAGGAGACGTTTTTTCAAGCGATGAAGGGGATCCACAACTTTCGCGGCGATTGCAAAATGTCGGTCTGGTTATGCCAAATCGCTAAGCGCGCGTGGTATAGGGAGCTTAATAAAAACAAAAAAATGCCATCCGTCTCCTTGGAGGCATGTGATGTTCCTGTTTCTATGGGGCAGCAGGTCGAAGCAGATATTTTACATAAGGAAGATAAGCTCTCCTTGTTTCGCATGCTGCATCAATTGGATGAAACGACGAAAGAAGTGATGTACTTGCGGCTTTCCGGCGAATTAAGCTTTGCCGAGATCGGAGAAATTTTGGAAAAAAGCGAAGCTTGGGCCAGAGTAACCTTTTACCGGGGCAAACAAAAAATGATGAAAGGGAGCGTATAA
- a CDS encoding PAS domain-containing protein, which produces MFLKDAQSKAMTALLEEAKKRSELFSQHDFSPLALPAVHSDATKAIVEHFNAALQMVTQQAADAELRLQLVTEAIQVGLWDMQVIAGDPVNPKNTFIWSDALRKMLGYHNEADFPNILDSWSSKLHKDDHDWVLAAFADHLNDRTGTVPYDLEYRLLLKNGQYRWFRATGTTVRDSKGVPLRVAGALFDIHDKKMKDQETAALVTRYDLINRALVEAPWDMTVVAGDVVNPNNEFWWSPQFRKTLGFQDESDFPNVFSSWSSRLHPDDAERTVKGFADHMNDYSGKTPYDLDYRLKLKNGEYRWFHAGGETIRDSKGVPLRVAGTIRDITYEKNKDDVVKLLNEKTEQLSQSIMDMVKGINNVTTQAQELAVAQEQSTEAANHAKNSADETKNISNFIKEIANQTNLLGLNAAIEAARAGEMGQGFSVVANEVRKLAVHSADATVNIENSLNTMKDYIEEILQHIHNMASLTQTQAALTEEVNASMDEINDMSQSLVDIAKTL; this is translated from the coding sequence ATGTTTCTCAAGGATGCTCAATCCAAGGCCATGACAGCCTTGCTAGAAGAAGCCAAAAAACGCTCCGAGCTATTTTCACAGCATGATTTTTCTCCATTGGCCCTGCCTGCTGTCCATTCAGACGCAACGAAAGCCATTGTAGAGCATTTTAATGCCGCCCTTCAGATGGTGACCCAGCAGGCCGCAGATGCGGAGCTTCGTTTACAGCTTGTAACGGAGGCTATCCAAGTTGGACTATGGGATATGCAGGTCATTGCCGGAGATCCGGTCAATCCGAAAAACACGTTTATTTGGAGCGATGCGCTGCGCAAAATGCTAGGCTATCACAATGAGGCAGATTTCCCGAATATACTGGACAGTTGGTCGTCCAAGCTGCACAAAGATGATCATGATTGGGTACTCGCTGCCTTTGCCGACCACTTGAACGATCGAACGGGGACAGTCCCTTACGATTTGGAATACCGCTTGCTGCTGAAAAACGGCCAATATCGCTGGTTCCGTGCGACGGGCACGACGGTAAGAGACTCGAAGGGCGTTCCGCTTCGCGTTGCTGGCGCTTTATTCGATATCCATGACAAGAAAATGAAGGATCAGGAGACTGCCGCTCTCGTTACTCGCTACGATCTGATCAACCGCGCTTTAGTCGAAGCTCCTTGGGATATGACGGTTGTAGCTGGCGACGTGGTTAATCCAAATAATGAATTTTGGTGGTCGCCCCAATTTCGCAAAACGCTCGGCTTTCAAGATGAGAGCGACTTCCCTAACGTATTCAGCAGTTGGAGCAGCAGGCTGCATCCTGACGATGCCGAACGGACGGTGAAAGGATTTGCGGATCATATGAACGATTACAGCGGTAAAACGCCGTATGATCTGGACTACCGCTTAAAGCTGAAAAATGGCGAATATCGCTGGTTCCATGCAGGCGGCGAAACGATTCGGGACTCGAAGGGCGTACCACTGCGCGTTGCTGGCACGATTCGGGATATTACATATGAGAAAAATAAAGATGATGTCGTCAAGCTGTTGAATGAGAAAACCGAGCAGCTTTCGCAATCGATTATGGATATGGTCAAAGGCATTAACAATGTAACGACCCAGGCTCAGGAGCTCGCCGTTGCCCAAGAGCAATCGACCGAAGCTGCCAATCATGCCAAAAATAGTGCCGATGAAACGAAAAACATTTCTAATTTCATTAAAGAAATCGCCAATCAGACGAATCTATTGGGCCTCAATGCTGCGATTGAAGCAGCGCGTGCCGGCGAGATGGGCCAAGGCTTCTCTGTCGTTGCCAATGAAGTGCGCAAGCTTGCCGTCCACAGCGCCGATGCAACAGTCAATATTGAAAACAGCTTGAACACGATGAAGGATTATATCGAGGAAATTCTCCAGCACATTCACAACATGGCTAGCTTAACGCAGACACAGGCCGCCCTGACCGAGGAAGTGAACGCCTCCATGGATGAAATTAACGATATGTCGCAATCGCTGGTCGATATTGCGAAGACGTTGTAG
- a CDS encoding NAD(P)/FAD-dependent oxidoreductase, whose amino-acid sequence MSESLELFDVTIIGGGPAGMYTAFYSGMRDLKTKLIEAQNELGGFLHTYPEKMIWDVGGIPPMRCDKLIAWLEQQARTFDPTLVFNQKIVGVVKQEDGNFLLTSTTGEQHLSRTVIVTVGRGITQIQKLDIQGADRYEVTNLHYTIQELISFRGKRVLISGGGNSAVDWANELTGIGAEVIVIHRRDQFKAMEKHVADMMATADVRTPYFVSQLNGQGETIHSVTITHAETGESEVLDVDAVVVNHGYTSDYGPIAEWGIELGEWAINVSNRLATNVPGIFAAGDCVHYDSKVRLIAGTFTDAVLALNSAKLYMEPEADQYAYVSSHNVRFKERNKQLHIASIKA is encoded by the coding sequence ATGTCTGAATCCTTGGAATTATTTGATGTAACGATTATTGGTGGAGGCCCTGCGGGCATGTACACTGCTTTCTATAGCGGAATGCGCGATTTAAAAACAAAGCTGATTGAAGCTCAAAATGAGCTTGGCGGCTTTCTGCACACATACCCGGAGAAAATGATTTGGGACGTCGGCGGCATTCCACCGATGCGCTGCGACAAGCTGATTGCTTGGCTGGAGCAGCAGGCTCGCACGTTTGACCCTACCCTTGTGTTCAACCAAAAAATCGTCGGCGTCGTTAAGCAAGAGGATGGCAACTTCCTTCTTACCTCGACAACTGGCGAGCAGCATCTATCGCGTACGGTCATTGTGACCGTAGGCCGCGGCATCACGCAAATTCAGAAGCTTGATATTCAGGGTGCTGACCGCTACGAGGTGACGAATCTGCATTACACCATTCAAGAGCTGATCTCCTTCCGTGGAAAAAGAGTGCTGATCTCAGGCGGCGGCAATTCCGCCGTCGATTGGGCAAATGAGCTTACAGGCATTGGAGCAGAGGTTATCGTTATTCACCGCCGCGACCAATTCAAAGCGATGGAGAAGCATGTCGCGGATATGATGGCAACTGCTGATGTACGCACGCCTTATTTCGTCAGCCAGCTGAACGGGCAAGGGGAGACGATTCACAGCGTTACGATTACCCATGCCGAGACGGGCGAATCCGAGGTGCTTGATGTTGATGCGGTAGTCGTCAACCATGGCTATACGAGCGACTACGGCCCGATTGCAGAGTGGGGCATTGAGCTGGGCGAATGGGCAATCAACGTCAGCAACCGTCTGGCGACGAATGTGCCGGGCATTTTCGCAGCTGGCGACTGCGTCCATTATGACAGCAAGGTCAGGCTGATTGCCGGAACGTTTACCGATGCTGTGCTTGCCCTGAACAGCGCCAAACTGTATATGGAGCCGGAAGCGGATCAATACGCCTACGTGTCCTCCCATAATGTGCGCTTCAAAGAACGCAATAAGCAGCTGCATATCGCCTCTATTAAAGCGTAG
- a CDS encoding VOC family protein has protein sequence MAYHFYGIDHVQLAAPEGCETEARSFFNGILGWTEIPKPEMLKKRGGVWFECGTHQVHIGVQRDFVPATKAHPAFHVQSLDELREHLLQHHIQIIDDEARADEGGKRFYLNDPFGNRLEFLEWLS, from the coding sequence ATGGCTTATCATTTTTATGGTATTGATCATGTTCAGCTGGCAGCCCCGGAAGGCTGCGAAACAGAGGCAAGGAGCTTTTTTAACGGCATATTGGGGTGGACGGAAATTCCAAAGCCGGAAATGCTGAAAAAACGTGGCGGGGTCTGGTTTGAATGCGGCACCCATCAAGTACACATTGGGGTACAGCGGGATTTTGTTCCGGCAACGAAAGCCCATCCTGCCTTTCACGTACAGAGCCTGGATGAATTGCGCGAGCATTTGCTTCAGCATCATATCCAGATAATCGACGACGAGGCCAGAGCAGATGAAGGGGGCAAACGCTTCTATTTAAACGATCCATTTGGTAACCGCCTTGAGTTTCTAGAGTGGCTCTCCTAA